A genomic segment from Thermus sp. LT1-2-5 encodes:
- a CDS encoding MBL fold metallo-hydrolase, protein MRNWKPLGVGVESLFLVTPLTWWINFGVYIYQYKGFQIDAGPLRTFRYTSRAEVLFITHTHEDHAGGAARLSLPIFTGKEAAHLLQNPPSLSFYRRLVWGTLKPVRAQAAERVGSFFILPTPGHAPDHVVIYDEEAGLVFGGDLFLSVRANVAPPGFDVEALIQSLRKVIELKPRHFFCAHAGVVENPLRALTAKLDFLERTREQAIRLKQKGFHPTEIRDHLFGGESPWALFSGGIMSRLRFVRALLKED, encoded by the coding sequence ATGCGGAACTGGAAACCTCTAGGCGTTGGCGTGGAGAGCCTTTTCTTGGTCACGCCCCTCACCTGGTGGATAAACTTTGGGGTGTATATTTATCAATATAAGGGATTCCAAATCGACGCTGGCCCCCTTCGGACTTTCCGCTATACAAGCCGTGCGGAAGTCCTTTTTATCACCCACACCCATGAGGACCATGCTGGGGGAGCGGCCCGCCTTTCCCTGCCTATTTTCACCGGAAAAGAAGCGGCACACCTCTTACAAAATCCCCCTTCCCTCTCCTTTTACCGACGTCTAGTATGGGGAACACTGAAACCCGTCCGCGCCCAAGCTGCGGAGCGGGTAGGGTCTTTTTTCATCCTCCCCACACCAGGACATGCACCCGATCATGTGGTCATATATGACGAAGAGGCGGGCTTGGTCTTTGGGGGCGATCTTTTTCTTTCGGTGAGGGCCAACGTTGCTCCCCCCGGCTTTGACGTAGAAGCCCTTATCCAAAGCTTACGGAAGGTAATAGAACTCAAACCGCGCCACTTCTTCTGCGCCCACGCAGGGGTTGTGGAAAATCCACTCCGAGCCTTAACGGCAAAGTTGGATTTTCTAGAACGCACCCGCGAACAAGCCATTCGGCTTAAACAAAAAGGATTTCATCCTACTGAAATACGTGACCACCTCTTTGGTGGGGAGAGCCCTTGGGCCCTGTTTTCTGGGGGAATAATGAGCCGGTTACGCTTCGTGCGCGCTCTGCTGAAGGAAGATTAG
- a CDS encoding CPBP family intramembrane glutamic endopeptidase has translation MRNLGLLFGLQGGLLLLGTSGMLLLGLPLDTPQREQSIWLAVALLLSLWYLEVIFQKTFPASFMEVERLHRELGVALRQARLGPPALLLLAFLSGIAEEIFFRGLLQSLLMAWLGPGGLFLQALLFALLHPAPPRAFAYPLYTFVAGLLLGWAYLHTGSLFPGILAHVLHNARGFYELWRET, from the coding sequence ATGCGAAACCTCGGGCTACTGTTTGGCTTACAAGGGGGGCTTCTTCTCCTGGGAACTTCAGGCATGCTTTTACTGGGACTCCCTTTAGATACACCCCAACGGGAACAGAGCATATGGCTAGCCGTGGCTTTGCTACTCTCCCTTTGGTATTTGGAAGTTATTTTCCAAAAGACTTTCCCCGCCTCCTTTATGGAAGTAGAAAGGCTCCACCGCGAACTAGGCGTAGCCTTACGGCAGGCAAGATTAGGGCCGCCTGCACTTCTACTGCTTGCCTTTCTTTCTGGGATAGCCGAGGAGATTTTTTTTCGGGGCCTCCTACAGAGCCTTCTGATGGCTTGGTTAGGACCAGGTGGACTTTTCCTACAGGCCCTTCTCTTCGCCCTCCTCCACCCCGCCCCGCCACGGGCCTTCGCCTACCCCCTTTACACCTTCGTGGCCGGGCTTCTTTTGGGGTGGGCTTACCTCCACACGGGAAGCCTCTTTCCCGGCATCCTGGCCCATGTCCTCCACAACGCCCGGGGGTTTTACGAGCTCTGGCGCGAAACCTAG
- a CDS encoding serine protein kinase, with translation MNELERIRRRQNLEAYRALSWEGPFADYLRLLKEDPRPLRTSFQRVHDMILAQGVEEYTLFREKLLHYRFFDDPFEEGKDAIFGLDKPLMRLVATLKAAAHRLGPERRILLLHGPVGSAKSTIARLLKKGLEAYSRTEEGKLYTFYWKTEEGPLPCPMHEEPLHLLPKEIREEFLAELRALHPEYPYPLEVEGDLCPVCRFQMREALARYQGDLAAVLEHEVGVKRLVLSEKDRVGIGTFQPKDEKNQDATELTGDINYRKVAIYGSDSDPRAFNFDGELNIANRGLVEFIEILKLDVAFLYDLLTASQEHKIKSKKFAQTDIDEIILGHTNEPEYRKLQANEYMEALRDRTIKIDVPYILRVSDEVKIYQRDFAKVRAKHIAPHTLEMAATWAVLTRLEPPKRAGLTLMQKLKLYDGKLLPGWTEEAVRELMQEAKREGLEGISPRYIQDKISNVLVTSEEPCINPFMVMNELEEGLKHHSLISDEKTKERYKALLQEVKAEYAEIVKNEVQRAIAADEEALNRLFHNYIDHVKAYVLGEKVKNPYTGAPEPPNERLMRSVEERIEIPESRKDDFRREIMNYIGALALEGKPFTYKDNDRLRRALELKLFEDQKDTIRLSALVSGVVDPETQAKIDVVKARLIRDYGYCEHCASGVLEFAASLFARSER, from the coding sequence ATGAACGAGCTGGAGCGCATCCGCCGCCGCCAGAACCTCGAGGCCTACCGGGCCCTTAGCTGGGAAGGCCCCTTCGCCGACTACCTGCGCCTCCTCAAGGAGGACCCAAGGCCCCTAAGGACCAGCTTCCAGCGGGTCCACGACATGATCCTGGCCCAAGGGGTGGAGGAATACACCCTCTTCCGGGAGAAGCTCCTCCACTACCGCTTTTTTGACGACCCCTTCGAGGAGGGCAAGGACGCCATCTTCGGCCTGGACAAGCCCCTCATGCGCCTGGTGGCCACCCTGAAGGCGGCGGCCCACCGCCTGGGCCCGGAGCGGCGCATCCTCCTCCTCCACGGCCCCGTGGGCTCGGCCAAGAGCACCATCGCCCGCCTCCTCAAGAAGGGCCTGGAGGCGTATAGCCGCACGGAGGAGGGGAAGCTTTACACCTTTTACTGGAAGACCGAGGAAGGCCCCCTCCCCTGCCCCATGCACGAGGAGCCCTTGCACCTCTTACCCAAGGAGATCCGGGAGGAGTTCTTGGCGGAGCTCCGGGCGCTTCACCCCGAGTACCCCTATCCCCTCGAGGTGGAGGGCGACCTCTGCCCGGTTTGCCGCTTCCAGATGCGGGAGGCCCTGGCCCGCTACCAAGGGGACCTGGCCGCGGTCTTGGAACACGAGGTGGGGGTGAAGCGGCTGGTCCTTTCGGAGAAGGACCGCGTGGGCATCGGTACCTTCCAGCCCAAGGACGAGAAGAACCAGGACGCCACGGAGCTCACCGGGGACATCAACTACCGCAAGGTGGCCATCTACGGCTCCGACTCCGACCCCCGGGCCTTCAACTTTGACGGGGAGCTCAACATCGCCAACCGGGGCCTGGTGGAGTTCATCGAGATCCTGAAGCTGGATGTGGCCTTCCTGTACGACCTCCTCACCGCCAGCCAGGAGCACAAGATCAAGTCCAAGAAGTTCGCCCAGACGGACATAGACGAGATCATTTTGGGCCACACCAACGAACCCGAGTACCGAAAGCTCCAGGCCAACGAGTACATGGAGGCCCTGCGGGACCGCACCATCAAGATCGACGTCCCCTACATCCTCCGGGTTTCCGACGAGGTAAAGATTTACCAACGCGACTTCGCCAAGGTGCGGGCCAAGCACATCGCCCCCCACACCCTGGAGATGGCCGCCACCTGGGCCGTCTTGACCCGGCTGGAGCCCCCGAAGCGGGCTGGGCTCACCTTGATGCAGAAGCTCAAGCTCTACGACGGCAAGCTCCTTCCCGGCTGGACGGAGGAGGCGGTGCGGGAGCTCATGCAGGAGGCCAAGCGGGAGGGCTTGGAGGGCATTAGCCCCCGCTACATCCAGGACAAGATCTCCAACGTCCTGGTCACCAGCGAGGAGCCTTGCATCAATCCCTTCATGGTGATGAACGAGCTGGAAGAGGGCCTGAAGCACCATTCCCTGATCTCCGACGAGAAGACCAAGGAGCGCTACAAGGCCCTCTTGCAGGAGGTGAAGGCGGAGTACGCCGAGATCGTGAAAAACGAGGTGCAAAGGGCCATCGCTGCCGATGAGGAGGCCTTGAACCGCCTCTTCCACAACTACATCGACCACGTGAAGGCCTACGTGCTGGGGGAGAAGGTGAAAAACCCCTACACCGGCGCCCCCGAGCCGCCCAACGAACGGCTCATGCGCTCGGTGGAGGAAAGGATTGAGATCCCCGAGTCCCGCAAGGACGACTTCCGCCGCGAGATCATGAACTACATCGGGGCCCTGGCCCTGGAGGGGAAACCCTTCACCTACAAGGATAACGACCGCCTGCGCCGCGCCCTCGAGCTCAAGCTCTTTGAGGACCAGAAGGACACCATCCGGCTTTCCGCCTTGGTCTCCGGGGTGGTGGACCCGGAAACCCAGGCCAAGATCGACGTGGTGAAGGCGAGGCTCATCCGGGACTACGGCTACTGCGAGCACTGCGCCAGCGGCGTCTTGGAGTTCGCCGCCTCCCTCTTCGCCCGGAGCGAACGATGA
- a CDS encoding DUF444 family protein produces the protein MTRGEGFLPIARDLERFKEIVRGEVKKRAREFLTREELFGQVEGRLVSIPLPQLELPKIVYGDPLGEGFGLGGPGDEALGEGGHIPVAELELEEFLELMGEALRLPRLLPKGEGEVTEEAFRYTTIARTGPRGLRHVRRTLKESLKRALLTGEYRPEEPRLLPQKEDLRYKAPKKRPKPHAQAVVLFALDVSGSMRDEELRLVKTLSFWITLWIKRHFPRLERRYLLHDAEAWEVSEEEFFRAQEGGGTRLSSALLLAEEILKAYPEAFYNRYLYHFSDGENWQGDTPIALEALRRLLPTLALYGYAQVQGPYGQGRFLDEVRDALAGQAGLATAEVRGREDLPTALRRLLGG, from the coding sequence ATGACGAGAGGGGAAGGCTTTTTGCCCATCGCCCGCGACCTGGAGCGCTTCAAAGAGATCGTGCGGGGGGAAGTGAAGAAAAGGGCGCGGGAGTTCCTCACCCGGGAGGAGCTCTTCGGGCAGGTGGAAGGGCGGCTCGTTTCCATCCCCTTGCCCCAGCTGGAGCTCCCCAAGATCGTCTACGGGGACCCCTTGGGGGAGGGCTTCGGCCTTGGGGGACCCGGGGACGAGGCCCTGGGGGAGGGGGGGCACATCCCCGTGGCGGAGCTGGAGCTGGAGGAGTTTTTAGAGCTCATGGGGGAGGCCTTGCGCCTACCCCGCCTGTTGCCCAAGGGGGAGGGGGAGGTGACGGAGGAGGCCTTTCGCTACACCACCATCGCTCGCACGGGGCCCCGGGGGCTCCGCCACGTGCGCCGCACCCTGAAGGAAAGCCTGAAAAGGGCCCTCCTCACCGGGGAGTATCGGCCGGAAGAGCCCCGCCTGCTTCCCCAGAAGGAGGACCTCCGCTACAAGGCCCCCAAGAAGCGGCCCAAGCCCCACGCCCAGGCGGTGGTCCTCTTCGCCTTGGACGTTTCCGGAAGCATGCGGGACGAAGAGCTTCGGCTGGTGAAGACCCTTTCCTTCTGGATCACCCTCTGGATCAAGCGCCACTTCCCCCGCCTGGAGCGGCGCTACCTCCTCCACGACGCCGAGGCCTGGGAGGTTTCCGAGGAGGAGTTCTTTCGCGCCCAAGAGGGAGGGGGGACGCGGCTTTCCAGCGCCCTCCTCCTGGCCGAGGAGATCCTCAAGGCCTACCCCGAGGCCTTCTACAACCGCTACCTCTACCATTTCTCCGACGGGGAGAACTGGCAGGGGGATACCCCCATCGCCCTCGAGGCCCTGCGCCGCCTCCTCCCCACCCTCGCCCTTTACGGCTACGCCCAGGTGCAGGGGCCATACGGCCAGGGCCGTTTCCTGGACGAGGTGCGGGACGCTTTGGCGGGCCAGGCGGGCCTCGCCACCGCCGAGGTGCGGGGCCGGGAGGACCTGCCCACCGCCCTAAGGCGCCTTTTGGGAGGGTAA